From the Armatimonadota bacterium genome, the window TCGGCGATTTTCTCTTTACCGTAATATTTGAATCCACCATGGTCGTGCAGGGCGAGCACAGCGGGCAGGGTTCCTTCGCGCCTTCGGGCTTCAGCACCCAGGCGTGCGTGCGCGGTCCGTATCCTACCGACCACGAGACCTCTTCACCTTCCAGCCCATCGCGTGTCCAGCGTCTTTCCACTTGGACCTCGCGCGGGTGCTCATCGTTGAAGTGAAAGCCCAATATCTCCCGCACGCGCTGTTGTGTCTTCTTGCCCGGAGGGGCTACAGGGTACAGGTTGTGCGCCTTCTTCGCGGAGTCTACCCAGTCGCTGTATACTCCTAGATGTTGGTAGGTGCGCGCCATAAACATCCTCCTTCTCGGCGTTGGCGAAGCATCTCAGTGTGTTGCTATAATGAGATTCTTCGCTTGTGCTCAGAATGACAAGGTAGCAACCCATTCATCACGTCACATCTCATCTCCTGCAACACGCCACAGAATCCTGTATACTTTTCATGGAGGAAAAATAACGTGCAAGGAGGTGGTTGCAGGGTGATGAAGGCGGAGATTCGCTTCGGCACGGACGGTTGGCGTGGAGTGATTGATGAAGACTTCAATGAGGCGAACGTGCGTCTGGTAGCACGAGCGGTGGCGGATTACCTGCACAGTGTGAAACCAGAGGGCCGCGGTGTGCTCGTGGGGTACGACAATCGCTTGAAGTCGGAGGTTTTCGCACGGGCAGCGGCGGAGGAGCTGGCGCGGTGCGGACTGCCAACCGTGCTTTCTGAGAGTTCGCTGTCTTCGCCTGCGCTATCGTTTGCGGTACACCACCGCAAGGCGCAGGGTGGTGTGATGATTACCGCCAGCCACAATCCGCCGCAGTTTAACGGCTTCAAGTTCAAGGCGAATTACGGTGGCTCCGCTCTGCCCGAGATTACCGAGCAGATTGAGGCGCATCTACAGCGGATACTGGCAGGGGGGCAGGGGGGCACGTACGCTCCTGCCGAACTGCGCACCGAAAACCTCACCGCCGAATACCTGCAGCACTTGAAAACGCTGGTGGATATGCCTCGTATTCTGGGGGCGGGCTGGAAGGTGGTCACCGACGCCATGCATGGTTCCGGAGCGGGCTATTTGCGCACCTTGCTGCAGGGTGGACGCACGCAGGTAACCGCCATCCGGGAGAACAGGGATACGCAGTTCGGCGGTGTGAACCCCGAACCGATTGCGCCTAACCTCGGATTGCTGATGGAGACCGTCGTTCGCGAAGGGGCGGACATCGGCATCGCGTTGGACGGCGATGCCGACCGCGTCGGAGCGGTAGATGAGCACGGCAACTTTGTGGATAGCCATCGCATCTTCGCCATCACTCTGTACCATCTGGTGCAGCGGCGTGGCTGGCACGGGCGCGTGGTGAAGACCATCTCCACTACCAACATGATTGACGCGCTGTGCCAGCACTTCGGGCTGCCGTTGACCGTGACGCCCATTGGCTTCAAGTACATCTGCGAGAATATGTTGCGGGGCGATGTACTGATCGGTGGTGAGGAGAGCGGCGGTATCGGTATCCGGTATCATATCCCTGAACGCGACGGCGTGCTGATGGGGCTGATGCTGCTGGAGGCGATGACGCTGAGTGGCAAGCGGCTCAGCGAGCTGGTACAGGAGATATTCGCTCTGGTGGGGGAACATCACTACAACCGTATTGACCTGCACCTAGAGCGCGAGGAGATGCCCGCCGC encodes:
- a CDS encoding phosphoesterase is translated as MMKAEIRFGTDGWRGVIDEDFNEANVRLVARAVADYLHSVKPEGRGVLVGYDNRLKSEVFARAAAEELARCGLPTVLSESSLSSPALSFAVHHRKAQGGVMITASHNPPQFNGFKFKANYGGSALPEITEQIEAHLQRILAGGQGGTYAPAELRTENLTAEYLQHLKTLVDMPRILGAGWKVVTDAMHGSGAGYLRTLLQGGRTQVTAIRENRDTQFGGVNPEPIAPNLGLLMETVVREGADIGIALDGDADRVGAVDEHGNFVDSHRIFAITLYHLVQRRGWHGRVVKTISTTNMIDALCQHFGLPLTVTPIGFKYICENMLRGDVLIGGEESGGIGIRYHIPERDGVLMGLMLLEAMTLSGKRLSELVQEIFALVGEHHYNRIDLHLEREEMPAALQRIAQTEAREVAGLAVREINRMDGTKFLFENGAWLLLRASGTEPVVRVYAEAATPELVRSLLAAGEALVRGKQ